Proteins encoded by one window of Clostridium bornimense:
- a CDS encoding metal ABC transporter ATP-binding protein — MIKINNLYFSYSNTPPYILNDINFNIKKGDYVTIIGENGSGKSTFTKIILGLLKGYKGSIAINAKHIAYVPQRLNNLDTNFPLTVFEMLNIHRKTLKIKNKSIIDDMLALVNMNSYKNSLISNLSGGQAQKIFIIRALMGNPDLLILDEPSTGIDVKSQTEIYQLIKTLNKEQHITVISVEHNLKATKENSSKIYQIQNGKGRFLNLDQYTALSMED; from the coding sequence TTGATTAAAATAAATAATTTATATTTTTCTTATTCTAATACTCCCCCATATATATTAAATGATATAAACTTTAATATAAAAAAAGGGGATTATGTTACTATAATAGGCGAAAACGGTAGCGGAAAGAGTACTTTCACCAAAATAATTTTAGGTTTATTAAAAGGGTATAAGGGATCTATTGCTATCAATGCTAAGCATATTGCTTATGTACCTCAAAGACTAAATAATCTCGATACTAATTTCCCTCTTACAGTTTTTGAAATGTTAAATATCCATAGAAAAACTTTAAAAATAAAAAATAAATCTATTATAGATGATATGCTTGCTCTTGTTAATATGAATAGTTACAAAAATTCACTAATATCAAATTTATCAGGAGGTCAAGCTCAAAAAATATTTATAATACGAGCTTTAATGGGAAATCCAGATTTACTTATTTTAGATGAGCCTTCTACTGGTATAGATGTTAAAAGTCAAACTGAAATATATCAATTAATAAAAACTCTAAATAAAGAACAACATATAACAGTTATATCCGTAGAACATAATTTAAAAGCAACGAAGGAAAACTCTTCTAAAATATATCAAATACAAAATGGTAAGGGTAGATTTTTGAACTTAGATCAATATACTGCCTTAAGTATGGAGGATTAA
- a CDS encoding PspA/IM30 family protein, which yields MGVFTRVSTMFKAKVNSKLDEIENPIELLDQKIKDMEKSLSEAKIASAQVIGNARETEKKVLKAKAEVDDYDSKVRLALSKGNEDLAKRALAEKIKAENNYNSLLQAQTVAREKAETLKGKLLELQKELDKTRAYRDEAAARYANAEASKTVNEIVANVNTKSNKINLDNIERNIARKEALAEGLGELKTPSLDDEFAALNELNLDAELEKYKNPSGSSTTNNSSLSDLDAELEKYK from the coding sequence ATGGGAGTATTCACAAGAGTCTCAACTATGTTTAAAGCAAAGGTTAATTCAAAATTAGACGAAATCGAAAATCCAATTGAATTATTAGATCAAAAAATTAAGGATATGGAAAAAAGTTTAAGTGAAGCTAAAATTGCTTCAGCACAAGTAATCGGAAATGCTCGTGAAACTGAAAAGAAAGTTTTAAAAGCAAAAGCTGAAGTAGATGACTACGATAGCAAGGTAAGATTAGCTCTTTCAAAAGGAAATGAAGATTTAGCAAAAAGAGCTTTAGCTGAAAAAATTAAAGCTGAAAATAATTATAACTCACTTCTTCAAGCACAAACTGTAGCTAGAGAAAAAGCTGAAACTTTAAAAGGTAAATTGTTAGAATTACAAAAAGAATTAGATAAAACAAGAGCATATAGAGATGAAGCTGCAGCAAGATATGCTAATGCAGAAGCTTCAAAAACTGTAAATGAAATAGTAGCTAATGTTAACACTAAATCAAATAAAATTAATTTAGATAATATTGAGAGAAACATTGCTCGTAAAGAAGCTCTAGCAGAAGGACTTGGAGAATTAAAAACACCTTCTCTAGATGATGAATTTGCAGCATTAAATGAACTTAATTTAGATGCGGAACTTGAAAAATATAAAAATCCTTCTGGATCATCTACTACTAACAATTCATCATTATCTGATTTAGATGCAGAACTTGAAAAGTATAAATAA
- a CDS encoding DUF1836 domain-containing protein, which yields MSGSSFDISRIKELSKQIAESNIIPYTDLPEYDLFLSQVIDYLNDRFPGEKFTNNIVQNYIKNDVISKPEDGKKRGYTKVHLTELVLLSYMRPVLTTEEIKKVFSLAFNEINDRSDDIISWENAYKTFTEIQKESFDDFIQKEFLDSNKLDGLMEGYNLNGEEQEKITVFLIVMTLIAQASAIKKLAQNIVEQYSNYIDDKDNK from the coding sequence ATGAGCGGATCTTCTTTTGATATTTCAAGAATAAAAGAATTATCAAAACAAATAGCTGAAAGTAATATTATACCATATACAGATTTACCAGAGTATGATTTGTTTTTATCACAGGTTATAGACTATTTAAATGATAGATTTCCGGGAGAAAAATTTACTAATAATATAGTACAAAATTATATAAAGAATGATGTTATATCTAAACCTGAAGATGGTAAAAAGAGAGGATATACAAAAGTACATTTAACAGAACTAGTGCTACTAAGTTATATGAGACCTGTTCTTACAACTGAGGAAATTAAGAAAGTATTTAGTCTTGCTTTTAATGAGATAAACGATAGATCAGATGATATAATATCTTGGGAAAATGCGTATAAGACTTTTACTGAAATCCAAAAAGAAAGCTTTGATGATTTTATACAAAAAGAGTTTTTAGATAGTAATAAATTAGATGGATTAATGGAAGGCTATAATTTAAATGGTGAAGAGCAAGAGAAAATAACAGTATTTCTTATTGTAATGACTTTAATAGCTCAAGCTTCTGCTATTAAAAAATTAGCTCAAAACATAGTAGAACAATATAGTAATTATATTGATGATAAAGATAATAAATAA
- a CDS encoding HAD domain-containing protein, whose protein sequence is MNIIFLDINGVLIDTNPPFISNTFLFNPEAMTNLSKLIEITNSKIVISSSWKIGMKNPNNIYWQSILQNFRNYGILDSLISVTPTLYNYRNFYSKSKEISTWLSENFYVTKYIIISSEYLNNHLDNVLVKTSSKKCFSNINLYNSIRLFNSDITLKKMQ, encoded by the coding sequence ATGAATATAATTTTTTTAGATATAAATGGCGTATTAATTGATACTAATCCACCTTTTATATCAAATACCTTTTTATTTAATCCAGAAGCTATGACTAACTTAAGTAAACTTATAGAAATTACAAATAGCAAAATCGTTATTTCTTCCAGCTGGAAAATTGGAATGAAAAACCCTAATAACATTTACTGGCAATCTATCCTTCAAAATTTTCGCAATTATGGAATATTGGATTCACTTATATCAGTTACACCCACTTTATATAATTATCGTAATTTTTATAGTAAATCTAAAGAAATTTCTACATGGCTATCTGAAAATTTTTATGTTACTAAATATATCATAATAAGTAGTGAATATTTAAATAACCATCTAGACAATGTTTTAGTAAAAACTTCTTCTAAAAAATGCTTTAGTAATATAAACCTTTATAATTCTATACGATTATTTAATTCTGATATAACACTAAAAAAAATGCAGTAA
- a CDS encoding VanW family protein — protein sequence MKNKKVWVISAASLAGIIVVVGIFTAYIFSRVNKYNLLVYPKIKVHGVEIGGESKEEAKKILNEYFSNEINKKIIKIKVGDKEYNLKSEDVDVQVSIDDTVEEAYEYGKSGSTIDKYKNLKKEKEYPIKVTFDENKVNEYLSTIEKEVNKDATDATIELKNGQFITKSGADGSKLNIDKLSKDVTEELSSDKFDGEVVIEAEVEAVKPTIKEEDLKTINTKISSFSTNFGTSVDGRVTNIKLATAAINGKVVMPGEEFSYNEVVGDTTADRGYQKAGTYVGNKVVEGYGGGICQVSSTLYNAIMGANIRSTERLNHNMPVSYVGIGCDATIAYGYIDYKFKNTLKHPIYISSYTSGSILTFDIYCNESDYDPSTTYKLRGEQTGQRNGDKYTVNSYLDTYKDGVLVDSEYISTDTYRDHE from the coding sequence ATGAAGAATAAAAAAGTGTGGGTGATATCTGCAGCATCATTAGCGGGGATAATAGTTGTTGTAGGTATTTTTACAGCATATATATTTTCAAGAGTTAATAAATATAATTTATTAGTTTATCCAAAAATAAAGGTACATGGTGTAGAAATCGGGGGAGAAAGTAAAGAAGAAGCTAAAAAAATTTTGAATGAATATTTTTCAAATGAGATAAATAAAAAAATAATAAAGATAAAGGTTGGAGATAAAGAGTATAATTTAAAAAGTGAAGATGTAGATGTTCAAGTATCTATTGATGATACTGTAGAAGAAGCATATGAGTATGGAAAGAGTGGTAGCACAATAGATAAATATAAAAATTTAAAAAAGGAAAAGGAATACCCAATTAAAGTTACGTTTGATGAAAATAAGGTTAATGAATATTTATCAACAATAGAAAAAGAAGTGAATAAGGATGCAACGGATGCAACTATTGAATTAAAAAATGGACAATTTATAACTAAAAGTGGAGCTGACGGATCAAAATTAAATATTGATAAGTTAAGTAAAGATGTCACAGAAGAATTAAGTTCAGATAAATTTGATGGAGAAGTGGTTATTGAAGCAGAAGTAGAAGCGGTTAAGCCTACTATTAAAGAAGAGGATCTTAAGACTATAAATACGAAAATTTCGTCTTTTAGTACAAACTTCGGTACATCTGTAGATGGTAGAGTGACAAATATAAAATTAGCTACAGCAGCTATAAATGGTAAAGTTGTGATGCCAGGAGAAGAATTTTCTTATAATGAAGTAGTAGGAGATACAACTGCAGATAGAGGATATCAAAAAGCAGGAACTTATGTTGGTAATAAAGTTGTCGAAGGATATGGTGGAGGAATATGTCAGGTATCTAGTACATTATATAATGCTATTATGGGAGCTAATATAAGGTCTACAGAAAGATTAAACCACAATATGCCAGTATCTTATGTAGGAATAGGGTGTGATGCCACTATAGCTTATGGATATATAGACTATAAGTTTAAGAATACACTAAAACATCCTATTTATATATCATCATATACATCTGGGTCTATATTAACTTTTGATATATATTGCAATGAATCTGATTATGATCCTAGTACAACTTATAAGTTAAGAGGTGAGCAAACAGGTCAAAGAAATGGAGATAAATATACTGTTAATAGTTACTTAGATACTTATAAAGATGGTGTTCTAGTAGATTCAGAGTATATATCTACAGATACTTATAGAGATCATGAATAA